One genomic region from Solwaraspora sp. WMMD792 encodes:
- a CDS encoding terpene synthase family protein: MSSSAAANLQSAAENGRICAIAIHGQRDLAEHTRAYPGLFPARPFDPAVSAAISLATAFAAPWCTPEQLRLANRAALWVFAADWLIDYRATTDDEIVALVDRCRAVAHGTAAGPDDELGRFLADIVAELDQAPAFAARRDRWWAELDRTLTAMHREWRWKAARRAAPAEAGPTFADYLDNADNFGSTFVNVTHWLRLGDGPTLAHLTELITVSREVQRVLRLVNDLASIKRDTTWGDLNALLLTADRGVVEDQIGHLVDRCRDLLRPLEIRCPNQAAYLSRQLGYTSGFYRVTDFWGEL; encoded by the coding sequence GTGTCCTCATCGGCCGCGGCGAACCTGCAGAGCGCGGCCGAGAACGGCCGGATCTGCGCGATCGCGATCCACGGTCAGCGTGACCTGGCTGAACACACCCGGGCCTACCCCGGTCTGTTCCCGGCCCGCCCGTTCGACCCGGCGGTCAGCGCCGCGATCTCGCTGGCCACCGCGTTCGCCGCGCCCTGGTGCACCCCGGAGCAGCTACGGCTGGCCAACCGGGCCGCGCTGTGGGTGTTCGCCGCCGACTGGTTGATCGACTACCGGGCCACGACCGACGACGAGATCGTCGCCCTCGTCGACCGGTGCCGTGCGGTGGCGCACGGCACCGCGGCCGGACCCGACGACGAACTCGGCCGGTTCCTCGCCGACATCGTCGCCGAACTCGACCAGGCACCCGCCTTCGCCGCCCGACGGGACCGCTGGTGGGCCGAGCTGGACCGGACGCTCACCGCCATGCACCGGGAATGGCGGTGGAAGGCGGCCCGCCGTGCCGCCCCGGCGGAAGCCGGCCCGACCTTCGCCGACTACCTCGACAACGCCGACAACTTCGGGTCGACCTTCGTCAACGTGACGCACTGGCTGCGTCTGGGCGACGGCCCGACGCTCGCGCACCTGACCGAGCTGATCACCGTCAGTCGGGAGGTGCAGCGGGTGCTCCGACTGGTCAACGACCTCGCCTCGATCAAGCGGGACACCACCTGGGGTGACCTCAACGCGCTGCTGCTGACCGCCGACCGGGGTGTCGTGGAGGACCAGATCGGACATCTGGTGGACCGGTGTCGCGACCTGCTGCGGCCGTTGGAGATCCGCTGCCCCAACCAGGCCGCCTACCTGTCCCGGCAGCTGGGGTACACCAGCGGCTTCTACCGGGTCACCGATTTCTGGGGCGAGCTGTGA
- a CDS encoding cytochrome P450, whose product MTGPTPRPGASPAPMRPVAALRVLPGLVRDPLRTLVGLATDADGGIVRLSAGPARLYLVSDPAQVAHVLRDNATNYLRDGRGLLWRPILRLFGDGILSEGPVWSDSRRTLQPLFTARRLDALTDDLATAIADATGPLADAARHGHTVDIGAELARLVCRAIVRVMFADRFTTDQALRIAAAQDTIATAVLPRLLLPFVPNSVPLPRDRAFRQAVRTIDDIVLPVVRQARADGDDTDDVVGTLVRARDRHGRAFDEAQIRNDTVAMFATSTETTYGVLTWLWPLLHRLPAVADRLQREIDEVVGAGPVRRDHLPRLRYTRMVLDELLRLYPVAWLIPRTALAADVIDGVRIEAGAQLVASPYLTHRLPTVWPDPERFDPDRFDPDGTEDPGTGPSAAARRRQRYAHFPFGGGPHQCLGQYLFYLEASLIVATILSRFRVRVTDGRLPTPQAGASVRTDAPVRVRIEPATLSRTV is encoded by the coding sequence ATGACGGGTCCGACACCCCGACCGGGTGCCTCTCCCGCCCCGATGCGTCCGGTCGCGGCGCTACGCGTCCTGCCTGGTCTGGTCCGCGACCCGCTGCGGACCCTCGTCGGGCTCGCCACCGACGCCGACGGCGGCATCGTCCGGCTGTCCGCCGGACCGGCCCGGCTCTACCTGGTCAGTGATCCCGCCCAGGTGGCGCACGTGCTGCGGGACAACGCGACCAACTACCTGCGCGACGGCCGGGGCCTGCTCTGGCGGCCCATCCTGCGATTGTTCGGCGACGGCATCCTCAGCGAGGGTCCGGTCTGGTCGGACAGCCGCCGTACACTGCAGCCGCTGTTCACCGCACGACGGCTGGACGCCCTCACCGACGACCTGGCCACGGCGATCGCGGACGCGACCGGGCCGCTGGCCGACGCGGCCCGGCACGGACACACCGTCGACATCGGCGCCGAACTGGCCCGGCTGGTCTGCCGCGCCATCGTCCGGGTCATGTTCGCCGACCGGTTCACCACCGACCAGGCGCTGCGGATCGCCGCAGCCCAGGACACCATCGCCACCGCCGTACTGCCGAGGCTGCTCCTGCCGTTCGTGCCAAACTCGGTCCCGCTGCCCCGCGACCGCGCGTTCCGTCAGGCCGTACGGACCATCGACGACATCGTGCTGCCGGTGGTACGACAGGCCCGGGCCGACGGCGACGACACCGACGACGTCGTCGGGACCCTGGTCCGGGCCCGCGACCGTCACGGCCGGGCCTTCGACGAGGCGCAGATCCGCAACGACACGGTGGCCATGTTCGCCACCAGCACCGAAACCACCTACGGCGTACTGACCTGGCTCTGGCCGCTACTGCACCGCCTCCCGGCGGTCGCCGACCGGCTGCAGCGGGAGATCGACGAGGTGGTCGGCGCCGGACCGGTCCGCCGCGACCACCTGCCCCGGCTGCGCTACACCCGGATGGTGCTGGACGAGCTGCTGCGGCTGTACCCGGTGGCCTGGCTGATCCCACGTACCGCGCTCGCCGCCGACGTGATCGACGGGGTCCGCATCGAGGCGGGCGCGCAACTGGTGGCGAGCCCGTACCTGACCCACCGGCTGCCCACGGTCTGGCCGGACCCGGAGCGGTTCGACCCCGACCGGTTCGACCCCGACGGTACGGAAGACCCCGGCACCGGTCCGTCGGCGGCGGCACGGCGCCGGCAGCGGTACGCCCACTTCCCGTTCGGCGGCGGGCCGCACCAGTGCCTCGGCCAGTATCTGTTCTACCTGGAGGCGTCGCTGATCGTCGCCACGATCCTGAGCCGGTTCCGGGTGCGGGTGACGGACGGCCGGCTACCCACGCCGCAGGCCGGTGCGTCGGTACGGACCGACGCCCCGGTGCGGGTCCGGATCGAACCGGCCACCCTCTCCCGGACGGTCTGA